In the Leptolyngbya sp. FACHB-261 genome, one interval contains:
- a CDS encoding SDR family oxidoreductase — MNPADGDVAAAMIKMIALGRYGQGDEVAGIVSDLASSETAFVTGTSLKIDGGFTATKKVFSQLE, encoded by the coding sequence ATGAATCCCGCAGATGGAGACGTTGCCGCAGCCATGATCAAGATGATTGCCCTCGGTCGCTACGGACAGGGTGACGAGGTGGCTGGCATAGTCTCTGATCTTGCTAGTTCTGAAACTGCTTTTGTTACAGGTACGAGTCTCAAAATTGATGGCGGCTTTACCGCTACCAAGAAAGTTTTCTCACAACTGGAGTGA
- a CDS encoding SDR family oxidoreductase, translating into MICAVVGLTKAAALQYAKAGIRINAVAPAVIETDMFEAAAGGQDEVKAYMSGLHPIGRIGTPLEVANAVLFLSSDLASFTTGETLMVDGGYVAQ; encoded by the coding sequence TTGATCTGCGCGGTAGTAGGCTTAACAAAAGCTGCTGCGCTCCAATATGCCAAAGCGGGTATTCGCATCAATGCCGTTGCACCAGCGGTAATCGAAACAGATATGTTTGAAGCAGCGGCAGGTGGGCAGGATGAAGTCAAAGCTTACATGTCAGGACTTCACCCGATCGGACGAATTGGAACACCGCTTGAAGTTGCAAATGCAGTTCTGTTTTTATCATCTGACCTGGCATCGTTCACAACAGGTGAAACATTGATGGTAGATGGTGGGTATGTAGCGCAGTAG
- a CDS encoding type 1 glutamine amidotransferase domain-containing protein, with the protein MKILIVLTSHDQLGDTGKKTGFWLEEFAAPYYVLKDAGAAITVASPKGGQPPLDPKSDLPENQTELTKRFRTDTAAQTELANTKKLADVSADDFDAVFYPGGHGPMWDMPDNATSIALIEAFVKSDKPVGAVCHAPAALVNVRGKDGEYLVEGKRVTGFTNAEEEAVGLTTVVPFLLEDQLKERGSIYSKTANWVPYVQVDGRLVTGQNPASSEPAAEELLKLLRSV; encoded by the coding sequence ATGAAGATTCTCATTGTTCTCACGTCTCATGACCAACTTGGCGATACCGGAAAGAAAACTGGTTTCTGGCTGGAAGAGTTTGCTGCTCCCTATTACGTGCTGAAGGATGCGGGAGCAGCGATCACGGTGGCCTCACCGAAGGGCGGTCAGCCGCCGCTCGATCCGAAAAGCGATCTACCCGAAAACCAGACCGAATTAACGAAGCGCTTCCGCACAGACACTGCAGCGCAGACTGAACTTGCCAACACGAAAAAGCTAGCCGACGTGTCCGCAGACGATTTCGACGCAGTTTTCTACCCCGGCGGACATGGCCCGATGTGGGACATGCCCGACAACGCGACATCCATCGCACTGATCGAAGCCTTCGTGAAGTCCGACAAGCCAGTTGGTGCAGTGTGTCACGCGCCGGCTGCGTTGGTCAATGTGCGCGGAAAGGATGGCGAGTATCTGGTCGAAGGCAAGCGCGTGACCGGGTTCACGAATGCAGAAGAAGAAGCGGTGGGCTTGACCACGGTCGTACCTTTCTTGTTGGAAGACCAGCTAAAGGAACGGGGTAGCATCTACAGTAAAACCGCCAACTGGGTTCCCTATGTCCAAGTGGACGGGAGGCTCGTGACCGGACAGAATCCGGCATCTTCGGAACCCGCAGCGGAAGAGTTACTGAAGTTGCTTCGCTCTGTTTGA
- a CDS encoding SDR family oxidoreductase — protein sequence MGTKAAIVGYAKGVQRDLVPRNITVNVVQPGIMPTDMAAAVADKLPEAIMDLQAIRRIATLEEVAATVCFLAGPDADKSSSLITGETLMVDGGFVAQ from the coding sequence ATGGGCACCAAGGCGGCGATCGTAGGGTATGCGAAAGGTGTCCAGCGTGATCTGGTCCCACGCAACATCACTGTAAACGTCGTGCAGCCAGGCATCATGCCAACGGACATGGCAGCGGCCGTAGCCGACAAGCTGCCGGAAGCGATCATGGATCTTCAAGCCATCCGCCGGATTGCAACCCTAGAGGAGGTGGCGGCAACCGTTTGCTTCCTCGCAGGTCCAGACGCTGACAAATCATCGTCGCTCATAACAGGTGAAACATTGATGGTAGACGGTGGGTTTGTAGCGCAGTAG
- a CDS encoding SDR family oxidoreductase: MSQISGKSIIITGASSGIGEATAKLLAEHGAKLMLAARRDDRLEKLVAEIESAGGTATYQTVDVTQRNQVEALAKSTLEQYGKIDVLINNAGIMPVSRLEQLKVDEWERTIDINIKGVLYGIAAVLPHMQKAQSGHIINIASVAGHKVYPGSAVYCSTKFAVRAISEGLRQEVGAHIRSTIISPGAVATELTNSITDPEAAKNINALYEMAIQPEAIAQAIRYAIEQPKEVDVNEILIRPTAQEL; the protein is encoded by the coding sequence ATGAGCCAGATATCCGGAAAAAGCATCATCATTACAGGAGCAAGCAGTGGCATTGGAGAAGCAACCGCCAAACTACTAGCAGAACACGGCGCAAAGTTGATGCTGGCAGCCCGACGAGACGATCGACTTGAGAAACTTGTGGCAGAGATTGAAAGCGCAGGCGGCACCGCAACCTATCAAACCGTCGATGTGACCCAGCGTAACCAGGTTGAAGCCTTAGCAAAAAGCACGCTAGAGCAATACGGCAAAATTGATGTGTTGATCAACAATGCTGGCATCATGCCGGTGTCTCGTCTGGAGCAGCTAAAAGTAGACGAATGGGAACGCACAATCGATATCAACATCAAAGGCGTACTATACGGAATTGCCGCCGTTTTGCCGCACATGCAAAAAGCGCAAAGCGGACACATCATTAACATTGCTTCTGTTGCAGGACACAAAGTCTATCCCGGTTCAGCGGTTTATTGCAGCACAAAGTTTGCCGTTCGTGCCATTTCAGAAGGCTTGCGTCAAGAAGTTGGAGCGCATATTCGCAGCACGATTATTTCTCCTGGAGCCGTTGCCACAGAACTTACCAATTCGATCACCGATCCGGAGGCTGCCAAAAATATAAATGCTCTCTATGAAATGGCAATTCAGCCAGAGGCGATCGCCCAAGCTATCCGTTATGCGATCGAGCAACCCAAAGAAGTGGATGTAAACGAAATCTTGATTCGCCCAACCGCTCAAGAACTGTAA
- a CDS encoding AraC family transcriptional regulator: MLTTTTSTTEFKYKGLTRTQLQQVLDYIQTHLDRDLSLAELAETLNLSPTYFATAFKQAIEVSPHQYVIQQRVERAKLMLSKTDLAIADIALQVGFSSQSHLTQQLKRITGMTPKQIR, translated from the coding sequence ATGCTAACAACTACAACGTCAACTACTGAATTCAAGTACAAAGGTTTAACGCGCACCCAATTGCAACAAGTACTCGACTATATTCAGACTCACCTCGATCGAGACTTGTCACTGGCTGAACTTGCAGAAACTCTGAATCTTAGCCCGACTTACTTTGCCACTGCATTCAAACAAGCGATCGAGGTTTCTCCACACCAGTACGTAATTCAACAGCGGGTGGAACGAGCAAAATTGATGCTGTCGAAAACAGATTTGGCGATCGCCGACATTGCTTTACAAGTTGGTTTCTCCAGTCAAAGTCATCTGACCCAACAGCTTAAGCGAATCACTGGAATGACTCCAAAACAGATTCGCTAA